In the genome of Primulina eburnea isolate SZY01 chromosome 13, ASM2296580v1, whole genome shotgun sequence, the window ttgtatattaaataaatacacaataaataaataacagtaaaataaatattattacttttgttacctttttcttctgtttggagcttggaatagtatgtaggacttttagagcttcgtgctgataacgtgttgtgaaaaagtaaaaatttatggtaaaaagtaaaaatctcaaactctcaaaatttaccaaactacacactttataatatttttctctctactcaattgtgattttcttcacatgagagatctatttatagagtttcattacacataatccaaaaataaaatacatcattacctacatcatcacacacaaatttctaactttacaactcttattttcaatattcaaatattcaactattacttttccatattaaaatatattatttgaacatattctgaattttatttttgaaaatagtgtatctttatattttaaaatagtgtaTCTTTCAAGTGCACACGTTAAACCCCCAGCGCGCAGGATTACCGTCATAAATCTCCTCTTTGGTAGGCGGAATTGACAGGTTTGCGGAGGCATCGAAGTGGAGAATCCACGTAGATGATGATTTAGACGACGTCATTGACGATGAAGCTTGGCGTGAATGGGGCAAGAAGAAAAAACCCAAATTCGACCCGCCACCAACGTGTTTTCCCGGGACGGGTCTTCAAGACACGCAGGAAGAATTGATGAAGCGCCAGTTTGGACCCGATTTCGGCTTTCTCAAACTCGTGCCCGGAACTCGCCGAACACCGGTAATCAACTGGTTCATTTATTTCTCTGAGTGGTGATCGAATTCGGTTGCTGTTTTGTTGCGAGTTTAATATCATTTTGTGGGCTGTTTGTTTGGATATTGGATACAAATCGCATGAGTTCTATTTGAATTAACAATTGCTTGATCAATGGCGGTTTGGCAAATTAGGACTAGCGAAGTTCACAAAACACGGGGATTTTTGGGGTTTCCAGAATAAATTTGGGTGTTGATCGAACGTGAATTATGTGAGATGTAGTTATAACGATTATTTTGCTCTGTAGATGGGGAAACCCGTATGCGCATGGCTTAATCCACGTTATCAGCGTTGTACAATTCAAAACTGATGGATCCCGTTAAAATTGGGATGTGGTTTTTGAAGTTGCTTGGATTTATTGGCTCTGCATTGAAATGTAGCCTGCCAATACTGGCGTCTGTTAATTAAATTCTATATTTCCATCGCATCACTGATGATTCATTGACTAACTCGTACAGATTCAGGTGTTTTGATTTTTATCTAGTGCTATCAGTAATTCATTACAATGATCTTGGCTTTATTGACGAAAGTTTGTGCAGGAGACGGCATCTGACATTGCCATGAAATGGACAAATGTAGCAAAAAACAGGTGCAATTGAGGCAAAATTCGTGGGTGTAGGTTTGAGCACCATCATGGTCACCATGCAAAAAGGTCAAGATTCGCCGGAGGTTTGTTTTGATATTTTGTTAATAAACGTCAATTATAGTTAAATAGTTTGTTAATTTAGTAGCAATGTTTCTAGTGCTGAGGAAGTGCTTACTTTTCATCTGTCTTGCATGCATGCTCGCTCTTTGCACAACTTTCGTCAAACGTGTGATAAATGGCATTCATCTATGTTCATGTTCAAGTCATGTTGGATAGATACAGAGCAATTTCCAAACTCTTAACATATCGTTTGAGTGTTAAAGACGTTATAGATCCTTGTCAGTTGCTGCGGATGATGTCGAACTGCAGTTGGATGAAAGaatttggaagcttagaatttGATTTCAAATCCATGTTCCAAATTTATTGCACCTGTTTGAATACATAGTTCTGATGACTGTTCAAATCCTTTAATCTACAAATTTGAGCTCGTGgatgatttgaaatttattcaaaATCCGTATCCCAAAACTTATATAATAGAGAGCACTACATGATATCCAAATGCAACTGAAAGTATCACCTTGACGCCACTAGTAGTACCGAAGATGCATGACTTAAAGACACCATGCTATAGGATCTCTTGATCACACTTTAACCAGCTACTTACGACTTAGAAATATTGTATCCCATTGTCACACAGTTATTTCTTCTACGGTAAGAGACAAAAAAGAAATGAGACTCGGATTTCACATCCATCTGTTATATATTACGCCATTTGCACATTTTCTATCCACTAAATTTTCCAACTTTTTTCCAGTTAACAGAATTCATGCTGAGTCAATCGGATGCATATGAGATTAAGATAGGGGATCAACTATTCAGAAGACCTGGAGATCCCAACTTTGAAGAGGTTTTTGAGAAGATCCAGGCTGAGAAAGATGAAAGGCACCGGGAACCTTAGCAATGTAGGGTGTTACAAGCTGCAATTTTCACGTTCTTGTAAGTTGTTTGCTTGTCTCAAATCCATTCTATGAGGTAGCTTTGTAAACTATCCTGTAACTAAATTCTTGCAGATATCTAAAGATGAAACAATGGCATATTTTTTTCAAGTGATTTTGCATGGGATCATAAATTTATCGTGTGTAATCAGTGGCTACAACAGTACACAAATTTCGTACAAAAGTTACAATAAAACGATGGTTGCAAGAGTGATATTCACTCATACATAATGGAAAGATCATTTAAGTTTCTCGTTAAAGTCACACAGCTGAAGAAGATGAATTCTGGGAATGCCTCCAGCTTCCTCTCTTTCTTTCTGAGTGTTGTAACCCCAATCCCCTGCACCATGAAATTTGACTTAAAAAACTTGAAGAATTTATGAGATCAATAGAATGGtatacaacaaaaaaattacagGAATTACCAAGATATAGGTTCCAGTTGTTCAACTCTGGCTCCTTGATGACATTCTTTAAAGTCGCAATACGGTCCTCGACAAAGCTGAATTTATAATAGCAAATAAGATGACTACTTAAAAGCTGAAAAATAAATGTTGAATAGaactaaagaaaaaaattaataaggAGTCAGGAACTCACTGCAGGGCTAGACCCTGATGTTCTGGCATATTCTGAAGCTTCTTCAGCACTTCTACCTTAGGACTGGCAGATTTCAGAAGAAACATTTAACTTTAAGAAAGACTACTCAAGGTCTTTCTTTCCATGATTGTTTAGATGTTCAGAAATATTctcacccggttccaagaccATAAATTCTTTCAAGTGGAATAGCGACTCCAGCAAGCTCTCGAAGCAACGCATCAGCAAACCGGCTCTGTAAACCAAAAATGCAATAACTGGGTGATAACAGCAAAAAAGGAAAGTGATATAAAGCAATGCAGTCAGATTAACAAACCCTTCGTAAAAAATTGACATTTTGCTAGAAATCAGAGAAACCGTATCTAATTTTCGTGATGAGAAATCATAAATTGGGTAAACCTGTTTTGTGGTCACGATATAGAGCTTCGAGCTTGCAAACTTTAGGGCGTCCGGAACACCAGGATATAATCTGCAGGTAAGCCACATTTATCAGTATTCACAGGGTAAAGGCCATAGTCTCGATAAAAGTAAACCAACGTGCAACAAATCATAAATTTAAGAACTCCAAAGAATAAAAACTAATTTTACCTATTCGCTCCTATCCAACCTGCCAAGTCATTGTCAATCCATTCATCCCTAACCTTTCCAAAAAGATCGATTAATAGGTCCCTTTTCTCATCCCATTCTGCCATAATCACGGGTTTTATTTTGAACCAGTTATCCAATATTCCCTCAACTGTGAGCCCCTCTGCCACCTTCCAATCAGACCATGAATAAAGCTGAACATTAGCTAAGAGAGCACCCGACTGGTAAACTCCAGAAATCAAAATGGATTGGAGCTTCTGCCAACTGGAAAATAGAAATAGTTGTGCTTTAGATACCCACCGAAGACTTCCTTACAGAAGGAATTTTCATCTCCAGCAACAACCTCACAAGTAATAGATTTTCATATCCTGTTTCTACAACAGGCCGGACCTGAAACCAGTTAAACACTTCATCATCTACAAAGATGCATAAAAAGGAACACCATCAAACTCAAAACTGCTTCAGGAGAGTTTTTAATATCCGTGTAGCGTGTCAGTTCATAAAACATGTGTGAGAGACCGATAAGATTATTATCAACTTCTATTGAATCAATAATTTTCTTAAAGTAAAAATGAATATGAAATAGTTACTAGCAAAGTTCATCGAAGTGAAATATCATTTATCAGGTTGTGAATGGGATGTGGCAAAGACCAGATGAAATCACAGAGAGGTGTGAACCCTTTCTGTGATAATAACTAATTCCTCAAACAACTTAGTTTAATCGATTTCTTAAAGTAAAAAGTGGACTTAGTGGAACCCTTCGAGTGGTGTGCCGCTTCTCTGGAGGGGCAATCCCAGCATAGGCCGGCTCCCGTTTCATAATTCCTCCCCTTGTTTCCATCGTTGTGCTTTTAATGAAGGGAAAACAAAATATCCACTCAATCAATAAGAGCTGACTTAGAAAGATGAAGGAAACATTACTGTATACATCTGATCAACAACCCAATCCTCCAACGATGAATCCACTCCGTCGAACAAACTTGGCCATCTCACTTTAGCTGCCTATAATATCGGACAGAAGCCAGTGGAAGTCATAAAAATCCACGATTTTTAACATTTGATTAAATTATACGCAAAACCCATGAAATTCTCAACGTATAAGAAACATAAAAGAAGCAAGTCAAATCCAAGATTGTGATTCATCGTTCATCGTCAAATTGCAAGGGAAAAAgccatgaatttttttaaaaaaaaccttgACAGCAGAAAGAGAGCTCTCCCCGCAGCTGTCGCAGATAACCCCATCAAAATCCAAAGCGTAGAGATCCCCCATTTCTTGTTTGGACGAAGTCAATTTAGAGAGCGGATAAACGTCCGTTTCGTTACCGCCACACCAATACAATACTGTCCGGAGCTACCAGAACATGTGCTTGTCAAGTATTTgcatacaataaatattttttttaaaacaaaaattagttattaattttttttaaaaaaattggaaaaataagaGAGAAGAGATATGTGCAAAAAGATTGCTTTTagtacattttttttaaaattactaaAAAGTTTTATCAATTCATCAGGATTTCGTTAATATAGGaggttaaattttaatttaatatacataCCGTTTAACTTCGATCaactatttaattaaaaaaatgacctcttatatttaaaatatatatgaagatgtcatttcttaattaaatagttgattgagattattttacaaattttctCATATATATAAGTATGCATTgcaatgtaatttttttaattaaaaatatgtaGACAAGAACACAACATTTGTGTCGAATaactattatttataatttttttatattataataagagaaaattaattttagcggatatattatataattgcaTTGTTGATTTATATATTTAACAATAATTCTTATTAGTATGAAATTATTGTTGTTAATGTAAAGTGTTTACAATTGATGGATGGTTTTGGAAAAATTTGCTATTCATATTTATCGTAAATAATAGAGTGATTACCGAGatatgataaaaatttgtgtgagacgatgtTTTATAAGACGgctaagattattattttttattatgaatatcagtaGAGTTGACCGTCTATAAAGATTCGTCTATTTTGGTGATATATTCCAGATAATATACATTTTTAATTTGATGGAGAGGCGGGAAAACAGCACGCTTCTAGAACCCTAATAAGCAACTGAGGCGTGATATCAGATACTGTCGCGCCATTCTCCACCTGTTGAGATAAAAGGTGAACTGTCTCGTACAATTTCCCTGAATCGCCGCTATTCAATTAGGAACTTTGTATGCTATGGTGTATATGTTTTTATCATTAGATTAACATTTTGGTAGAGTTCGGTTTTTTTTTGTAAGTTCGATCAATTGTTCTTTTTCCTTCATCCAGATTAACGAGGAGTTCGTGATTTTGTGCTTATTAGAAATGAGTGAAGTGGAAAGTCCCCGAATCAACCGAAGAACCACGAGATCGTCGTCTTCTTCCACCCCGAATTCAAAATCTGCAGTAGAGGCTTCGAAAACGAGTAATGACACACGGAATTTGTCTATAAATGACCTTGTGTACGATAATGAACCAATAGCTTTTGATGAGTTAATTGATTCATTTCCTGGAAGACGTTCGCAGATCAATGAATTGGTTAATCATTTGGGACCTTTGAATTCCCCGATGATCCCATTATTTGTGTATGGAGGTCCTTCAAGGGGAAAGACAAGTATCATGCTTCAGATATTTAGGTTCTTGAACCGTCCATTTATATATTCTAGCTGCATCACCTGTTACAATCCTAGACTACTGTTTGAATCCGTCTTGAACCAGGTTTCTCTTCATAGGAAGCATGTGGGCAATGGTTATTCGAGCGCGAAGCGATGTGAAAAACCATCTGATTTTGTTAATCTGTTGCGTGAAGGTTTGGCTACTCTTATGGAGAGTCTTAAAGGTAAAGTGAGCAAGTCTGGCGATAAAAAGTCGTTATCCCAGGTTAATGGGAGGATGATTTACTTGATATTTGATAATTTAGAGCTTGTTAGAGAGTGGGATAAGAGTACAATCACATTATCCTTGCTATTTAATTTGTGTGATATCCTCAAAATGGCCGAGGTGGGTGTAATTTTTATTAGTAATACCTCCCCTGATATGTATCAATCAGACACAGGTTATGTTGAGCCCTTTCCTGTTTATATTCCTGGATTCACAGAAGACGATTTACGCCAGATTTTCATGAGAAACCAAGCAAATCCCAAGTTATATTCCTCTTTTCTGGAGTACGTATTGCATTTCAGTGCTTGTCACTCTGTTTATGGTCTTTGATAAATAATAGTTGTATTTATTCTTTTGGTTCCTGTTAAAACAGTATGGTGTTGAAGCCTTTCTGTAGAATTACCAGACAAGTTGACGAATTGGCTACCGTCTTTTCACCTTTATTTAAGAAATACTGTGAGCCTCTTGATGATTTGGGAGCTGTTCTGAATGAAGATACGAAGAGGAAATTATTTAGTCATCTTCAACCATCTATCTCACTATACTTGAATGAGGCGTTTAACATTACTTCTCAACCTTTGATGAAAACCTCAGACAACAAGGAGAGGACTTGGAGGAAGGGCATTACGAAGAAGTTTGGTGATGAATCTTTAGATGAGATCGACTTCCACATGTCTACTTCTGCCAAATATCTTCTTATTTCTGCATTTATTGCTTCAAGAAATCCAGCAACGCTTGATGCTGCACTTTTTGATTCAACTGGAGGATCTGACAATCATAAAAGAAAGAGAAAGTAAGCCAGTTATCAAGCTGATATGAGATATCTGATACAAACATTGGATACTTTTAACTTGTGAAAAATATCTTTTTGTTCTTTATGTTCATTTTTTTGGTTTTAATTTGAAGTTTAAATGCCATTGCATTCCATGTTCATATCCTTCCGGATAATTGAAATAAACATTACTTATTTGGCAAGTGAGGGAGTACAATTTTGTTGTCTATAAATTTATATACCTAAGTTATCTCATAATGTCTTGTTTGATCGATATTGAGACGGTTATAGGTTTATATTTGTCATCAAGGATTCATGTTAGAAGGATGTGGAGTGCTGCTCGTGCAAAAGAAGTTTAACAATTAAATCAGCATAAACTTTGAAAATCCTCAGAATCTCCTTTTTTCCCTTGATTGAGGAggaaatatttacaaaattgCAATTTCTTGCGAAAGCAATCTCAACTTCCTTATCTACTATTAAAATAAGATTGTGTAAGGTTTAAGTGATTTATTTTCCATTTGTGGTCTATGCAGGAGCTCTGAAAAatcaaaggagcagaaggaaaCTAAAGAACAAGAGCTACTCAATAAAGGACCTGGAACTTTCCCCCTTGAAAGGTTGTTGGCTATATTTCAGTGTATAACATCTGTTGGGGAGTATTCACCCGGTTATGAACTGCAAAGTGGTGACTTTGGAGGTGAATATAGTGGTAGCAGGTTCATGTCCGACATTGTTTTGCAACTTTCTAGTTTATGCGGTGCCAATTTTATTACTAAAGGAGGAACCTGTCCATTGGAAGGCTCAATTCGGTATCGATCGACAATCTCTGAAGATTTGGCTTTGAAGGTAGTATTTTGAATCCTGCTTTGAATGACCTACATTCTTTCAGTTGCTCTTTGGATAGGTAGTCATGTGGTTGTATTATGTCCTTGGCAGGTAGCAAGGAGTCTGAAGTTTCCACTGTCAAAATACTTGTATAGAAGATAACACTTCCAGGTGGCCCAGTTTCCTCATATTCTGAAAGTAGGCTTTCTGTTAATATCAGACGGAGAAAGATGGCCCTTCATAGAGCATAGATCTATTGACTATTTGATTACATGTAGAAAATATGAAATTCAGTATGCCCACAAATGGTCAAAAGTTCCAAGTGTGTATGTCATGTATTGGATTGGTGTTCCCTTATTTAAGTTCAGTAATATTCAGTAATTCACCAGAGGTAAAGCCATGGAGGAAAAAATATACTTCGGAGTTAGTAATAATTGTGTAAGCATTATTGTATTACTAACTGTATTGATTATCCAATTTATTGGTTTATTATCTTTGGAGCTGCGGCTGTGACATGGAGATAATTACTATTTCGGCATTGTTTATTTCTTACAGGATAGTCAATTGGTGAAAATGTGATCTTCATTCTTCGCTCGTATTTATGGGTCACTTTTTTAAATGTCCGGTGTCCATGGACATAATCATTGGTACAAGTTGTTGGACGTGTATATTATTGTGGTGATGCAGTCAAGTGTGAAAATTATTGtgtgttttattatttttaactttGTCTATGATAACGAAGTGGAAAACATATCATTTGATACAGAGGATTTAGATTGACTGCATATCCTTATGTTTTAAATCTCACAAATTCTTTTTGATTGCATCAGTATGCGGCCCCTCATAATCTTCTCTCTCTTCCCATGCTTTGTTTTGGTCGAAAATAATGAAATCGAGTTCGACATACAGTCGTAACAATCTTtaaactcaaaaaaaaaaaatctttattaAGGTATGATGATGATACTTAAAAGATGATTTATTAATACAATTCtttaaagattattttgagttttgatttaattaGTTTGTAATTAATTCCAtatgtaaaaatatattatCTTGTATTTTCTTTAATCAATAAAAAATTAACGATTGATTGGGCTACTGCCTACTGAGCAGGCCTTATTTCAGATCGTCAAAATATGATGGGCCTGGAAAAGTGGCCCATTAATGGTGATAGCTCTCTGCCTCTCTCACATCTAAAAACCGATACCTGTTTCCACCTAAGAAGAAGTAATCGGCCCGACTTCCTTTGTCTTGCGTAGAAACGACGCCGTCTTTTTGGTCGCTGCTCCGTGCCGTGTGTTTGAACTGCAGCTCCGGTGAGTCCAGGGTGAACCATTCCTTTCCCGAACGATATTGAAAATTGTTCACTTGAGCGGTAATAATGTTAAAACTGTCCCTTCCCGCATCGCGAATGTAAGTCCATAGTCCATACCTAGCCAGGGTAGAACGCTGCTCAGAAATATCGTTGTATTTTTAGTGCTGATGATGCAGTCAGCAATGCTTGTTTTTAGCTTGCGGCTTTACGCCTTCACCCATTGATCCATGTTTCTTTTGTATGGAGCTTTTACAGGGTTGAAGAATATGTTCGTTTCCAGGTTTTATAGGCTAGGATCCTATGCAGTCCAGAGACTGGTAAAAGGTTTGTTGTCACTCCTTTCATTAAATGTGAAAACTTTTAAGAAGCTATTTCAGttatacatatttatttcatttgGTCGGACAGCTCAAGATTGACTCGAAGCAGGCGCACAACCTTAGTGCAGAAGTGAATCAATAGATCTTCCCAGGGCTTTGTAGcattttaaatttctaaaatgaTTAATTGTTTAAGAAGTGTTTGCTTAATCTGTACTCTAGATGAAAGGAGAGTTCAAATCAATCTATTTGTTTAAACGCTATTCTGTGACCTTCTTTCCCTTTAGCCTTAAATTCCTCTGCGTCCATTTCCTGTACCTGAACACTCTG includes:
- the LOC140810614 gene encoding uncharacterized protein — its product is MGDLYALDFDGVICDSCGESSLSAVKAAKVRWPSLFDGVDSSLEDWVVDQMYTVRPVVETGYENLLLVRLLLEMKIPSVRKSSVAEGLTVEGILDNWFKIKPVIMAEWDEKRDLLIDLFGKVRDEWIDNDLAGWIGANRLYPGVPDALKFASSKLYIVTTKQSRFADALLRELAGVAIPLERIYGLGTGPKVEVLKKLQNMPEHQGLALHFVEDRIATLKNVIKEPELNNWNLYLGDWGYNTQKEREEAGGIPRIHLLQLCDFNEKLK
- the LOC140809581 gene encoding origin of replication complex subunit 5 isoform X2, yielding MSEVESPRINRRTTRSSSSSTPNSKSAVEASKTSNDTRNLSINDLVYDNEPIAFDELIDSFPGRRSQINELVNHLGPLNSPMIPLFVYGGPSRGKTSIMLQIFRFLNRPFIYSSCITCYNPRLLFESVLNQVSLHRKHVGNGYSSAKRCEKPSDFVNLLREGLATLMESLKGKVSKSGDKKSLSQVNGRMIYLIFDNLELVREWDKSTITLSLLFNLCDILKMAEVGVIFISNTSPDMYQSDTGYVEPFPVYIPGFTEDDLRQIFMRNQANPKLYSSFLDMVLKPFCRITRQVDELATVFSPLFKKYCEPLDDLGAVLNEDTKRKLFSHLQPSISLYLNEAFNITSQPLMKTSDNKERTWRKGITKKFGDESLDEIDFHMSTSAKYLLISAFIASRNPATLDAALFDSTGGSDNHKRKRKSSEKSKEQKETKEQELLNKGPGTFPLERFMSDIVLQLSSLCGANFITKGGTCPLEGSIRYRSTISEDLALKVARSLKFPLSKYLYRR
- the LOC140809581 gene encoding origin of replication complex subunit 5 isoform X1 encodes the protein MSEVESPRINRRTTRSSSSSTPNSKSAVEASKTSNDTRNLSINDLVYDNEPIAFDELIDSFPGRRSQINELVNHLGPLNSPMIPLFVYGGPSRGKTSIMLQIFRFLNRPFIYSSCITCYNPRLLFESVLNQVSLHRKHVGNGYSSAKRCEKPSDFVNLLREGLATLMESLKGKVSKSGDKKSLSQVNGRMIYLIFDNLELVREWDKSTITLSLLFNLCDILKMAEVGVIFISNTSPDMYQSDTGYVEPFPVYIPGFTEDDLRQIFMRNQANPKLYSSFLDMVLKPFCRITRQVDELATVFSPLFKKYCEPLDDLGAVLNEDTKRKLFSHLQPSISLYLNEAFNITSQPLMKTSDNKERTWRKGITKKFGDESLDEIDFHMSTSAKYLLISAFIASRNPATLDAALFDSTGGSDNHKRKRKSSEKSKEQKETKEQELLNKGPGTFPLERLLAIFQCITSVGEYSPGYELQSGDFGGEYSGSRFMSDIVLQLSSLCGANFITKGGTCPLEGSIRYRSTISEDLALKVARSLKFPLSKYLYRR